One window from the genome of bacterium encodes:
- a CDS encoding DUF1295 domain-containing protein codes for MLIFLKIYIPLFGLLALMAVFILPVWRIYRQTGKNPVIFNRQDNAHNFVSRTLFFLVLATGLILTLFSFSYKHYLYLAPIGYLQTKPVFITGFILAHISLILTMVAQYQMKSSWRVGIDHTTHTDLITHGLFRFSRNPIYTSMLFAILGFFMMMPNALSLLILGVGIVVINIQIRLEEEFLEKLHGSSYKSYKSSVSRFVGLPVSKN; via the coding sequence ATGTTGATTTTTTTAAAAATATATATTCCTCTTTTTGGATTGCTGGCTCTGATGGCCGTTTTTATTTTGCCTGTGTGGCGCATCTATCGCCAGACCGGTAAAAATCCCGTCATTTTCAACCGCCAAGATAATGCCCACAACTTTGTCAGCCGAACTCTTTTTTTTCTGGTGCTGGCAACAGGACTCATACTCACTTTATTTAGTTTCTCATATAAACACTATTTATATCTGGCACCGATCGGTTACCTGCAAACCAAACCCGTTTTTATTACCGGTTTTATTCTGGCACATATTTCTCTTATTTTAACCATGGTGGCTCAATACCAGATGAAGAGCTCCTGGCGTGTTGGCATCGATCACACCACCCACACAGATCTCATCACACACGGACTTTTCAGATTTTCACGTAATCCTATCTACACAAGCATGCTCTTTGCCATCCTCGGTTTTTTTATGATGATGCCTAATGCCCTAAGTTTACTTATTTTAGGTGTGGGAATTGTAGTCATTAATATTCAGATCAGACTAGAAGAAGAGTTTTTGGAAAAATTACACGGCAGTAGCTATAAAAGCTATAAATCTAGTGTTTCTCGTTTTGTGGGGCTGCCTGTATCCAAAAATTAG
- a CDS encoding energy transducer TonB, translated as MKKSYFISILFHLLLLCGAIFLWVRHEQNKLQGNVSLQWYNLAPQEKAGEEEVGSKTPQETTQPVKTKPQDQGKTVTAPQALPTGGEKKGNAGESKVSSGSGNPDVLSAIRSRILKYKIYPPMALRQELQGTVVVSFNITQAGEVFGLKVLSSSGHALLDEGALQTVKKAAPFPYYPDTINLGMKYEIEE; from the coding sequence ATGAAGAAATCTTATTTTATTTCCATTTTATTTCATCTTTTGCTTTTGTGTGGTGCTATTTTTTTGTGGGTGCGTCATGAGCAAAATAAGCTACAGGGAAATGTGAGCTTGCAGTGGTATAATTTAGCACCTCAGGAAAAGGCAGGAGAAGAAGAGGTGGGATCTAAAACGCCTCAAGAGACTACTCAGCCCGTTAAAACTAAACCGCAAGATCAAGGGAAAACAGTTACTGCGCCTCAGGCGCTTCCAACAGGAGGAGAGAAAAAAGGAAATGCTGGCGAAAGCAAAGTGAGTAGCGGTAGTGGCAACCCTGATGTTCTGAGTGCCATTCGGTCACGTATATTAAAATATAAAATTTATCCTCCTATGGCGCTTCGTCAGGAATTACAAGGGACTGTTGTTGTGTCTTTTAATATCACTCAGGCAGGGGAGGTATTTGGATTAAAAGTTTTAAGTAGTTCTGGTCATGCGCTTCTGGACGAGGGGGCGCTTCAAACAGTAAAAAAGGCCGCTCCGTTTCCATATTATCCCGATACTATTAATCTTGGGATGAAGTATGAAATTGAGGAATAG
- the murI gene encoding glutamate racemase — protein MPNLDAPIGVFDSGIGGLTVLSAIQKLLPHENLVYLGDTARVPYGTKSRETVTRYSIQNTLFLMEQNVKAVVVACNTASAHALEYLKGKFSVPVLGVIEPGALAAHKATVSGSIGVMGTEGTIKSEAYKKALHRLSNKHQVFGVACPLLVSLAEEGWLTGDIVDLVLEKYLAPLKKTQNPDTVILGCTHYPLLKNAVQKCMGNKVTLVDSAHETAQALKEILIQNKIASPSALQGTLQVYATDNPDTMARLGGHFLGRALGSVHQADTSGLV, from the coding sequence ATGCCAAATCTGGATGCTCCCATCGGGGTTTTTGATTCGGGTATTGGCGGGCTAACCGTTCTTTCAGCCATTCAAAAATTATTGCCCCACGAAAATCTTGTTTATCTGGGTGATACGGCACGTGTTCCGTATGGAACTAAATCGCGTGAAACTGTTACCCGTTATTCTATTCAAAATACTCTCTTTTTAATGGAACAAAATGTGAAGGCTGTTGTGGTGGCTTGCAATACAGCTTCAGCTCACGCCTTAGAATATTTAAAGGGAAAATTTAGTGTGCCGGTACTGGGTGTGATTGAACCGGGGGCATTGGCAGCCCATAAAGCTACTGTAAGCGGTTCTATTGGGGTGATGGGGACTGAAGGTACAATTAAGTCGGAAGCGTATAAAAAGGCCCTGCATCGTTTATCCAATAAGCACCAAGTATTTGGTGTAGCTTGTCCTCTGTTGGTATCTCTTGCCGAAGAAGGTTGGTTAACAGGTGATATTGTTGATTTGGTTCTCGAGAAATATCTTGCCCCCCTTAAAAAAACTCAAAATCCGGATACGGTTATTTTGGGTTGTACACACTATCCCTTGCTAAAAAACGCGGTTCAAAAATGCATGGGAAATAAAGTAACGCTTGTTGATTCGGCCCACGAAACGGCCCAAGCTTTAAAAGAAATTTTAATCCAAAATAAAATAGCGTCCCCATCAGCCTTGCAAGGAACTCTTCAGGTTTATGCTACCGATAATCCGGATACCATGGCCCGTTTGGGGGGCCATTTTTTAGGGCGAGCTTTGGGTTCAGTGCATCAGGCCGATACCTCCGGTCTTGTTTAA
- a CDS encoding diguanylate cyclase, which produces MKRSFILTRVSSKIALLTSGALFFVTGLFLLFFLFLDVNLLSKFTFIQLLTSFVLLLVFVEVLLVVLSTNVLINRPLDKIKNVVRQAEDGNFLTRVDHVSTDELGELSQSFNRMLAKITDLDARKIETEHELALTRHNLAIKNELEAKTKIIEETNSKLEHSLKELSVLYSVSQVLSQSLTLNELILAITHVMKETLKLKESGILFLDDNKEYLEVRQFQGVGEVPHALQGVKFRLGEGVSGRAALEKRTIYIEDRRNEENYLHYKTNKQDEGSFVSVPLMVRDEVIGVLNVGDPQTKAFTETDIKLFRSLANQIGMAYDRAMLYMKTRELSVKDELTGLYNRRYFQNMLEMEWKKASRFSRPLSLLMIDVDFFKQYNDSYGHLSGDAVLQYIAEVLESNVREVDTVARFGGEEFVILLEDTNFENSLHVAENLKDLVQNNSAFFLKQRGQNKNLTISIGVSSFPERATTEEELLLFADRALYRAKGLGRNRVCGYDPDTVTKTEETFERSGPSRRFSA; this is translated from the coding sequence ATGAAACGGTCGTTCATCCTTACGCGTGTTTCATCTAAAATTGCCTTACTCACATCAGGGGCTCTCTTTTTTGTGACCGGGCTTTTTCTGTTATTTTTCCTTTTTTTAGACGTTAATTTGCTGTCTAAATTTACCTTCATCCAACTTCTCACATCTTTTGTGTTACTTCTTGTTTTTGTTGAGGTTTTACTGGTTGTTTTGTCTACCAATGTGCTTATAAACCGGCCGTTAGATAAAATTAAAAATGTGGTGCGTCAGGCGGAGGATGGTAATTTTTTAACGCGAGTAGATCACGTTTCAACCGATGAATTGGGCGAATTATCTCAAAGCTTTAACCGGATGTTAGCCAAAATTACCGACTTGGATGCCCGTAAAATTGAAACCGAACATGAATTAGCGTTAACACGTCACAACCTGGCCATTAAAAACGAGCTGGAAGCTAAAACTAAAATTATTGAAGAAACCAACAGCAAGCTGGAACATTCGCTCAAAGAACTGTCGGTTTTATACTCCGTTTCTCAAGTGTTGTCGCAAAGTCTCACCTTAAACGAGCTTATTTTGGCCATCACCCATGTGATGAAAGAAACTTTAAAATTAAAGGAATCTGGAATTTTGTTTTTGGACGATAATAAAGAGTATTTAGAAGTACGTCAGTTTCAAGGGGTGGGTGAAGTGCCCCATGCACTTCAGGGGGTAAAATTTAGATTGGGTGAAGGTGTAAGTGGTAGGGCGGCTCTAGAAAAACGAACCATTTATATTGAAGATCGTCGTAACGAAGAAAACTATTTGCATTATAAAACCAATAAGCAAGATGAAGGGTCGTTTGTAAGTGTACCTCTTATGGTGCGTGACGAAGTTATTGGAGTGTTAAACGTGGGAGATCCTCAAACTAAAGCATTTACAGAAACGGATATTAAATTATTTCGCTCGCTCGCTAATCAAATTGGCATGGCCTACGACCGCGCTATGCTGTACATGAAAACACGGGAGCTTTCTGTTAAAGATGAACTTACCGGCCTTTACAACCGCCGCTATTTTCAAAATATGTTGGAGATGGAATGGAAAAAGGCATCGCGTTTTTCGCGTCCATTGTCGCTCCTTATGATTGATGTAGATTTTTTTAAACAATATAACGACAGCTATGGTCACTTAAGTGGCGATGCGGTGTTGCAATATATTGCCGAAGTGTTGGAAAGTAATGTGCGCGAGGTGGATACGGTGGCCCGTTTTGGCGGTGAAGAATTTGTTATTTTATTGGAAGACACCAACTTTGAAAACTCGCTACACGTGGCTGAAAATTTAAAAGATTTAGTGCAAAATAATTCGGCCTTTTTCTTAAAGCAGCGGGGGCAAAACAAGAATTTGACTATCTCCATTGGGGTGTCGTCTTTCCCTGAAAGAGCTACTACCGAAGAGGAGTTATTATTGTTTGCCGACCGCGCGCTTTACAGGGCCAAGGGTTTGGGCCGTAATAGGGTATGTGGTTACGATCCGGATACGGTTACTAAAACCGAGGAAACTTTTGAACGGTCGGGGCCATCGCGTCGTTTTTCGGCCTAA
- the gshB gene encoding glutathione synthase, producing the protein MTRSILIIADPISTFNPVAETTSFIAHELVRQKWQVWMTTLPQLMLGDKKFEAQAMRVSIAQKNKKFVYKILKTKVVSLHTFNVVFLRKDPPVDEMFTQHLIMLHQFEVSQKRKRTFFINSPLGVLESNEKIFPLMIPGLSAPTLITSSLSAFRAFLKKHRYIVIKPLNLSGGRGIVRVKISQKNADAIFKKSSHNFSCYMMLQKFIPAALNGDKRILVFNGKILGSFLRVPAKGDFRGNLHSGASLKACPSTVADQKLVKKLAPHLKARGLYFVGIDLLGRFVTEINSTSPMGINEVNQLDNSHIEKKIVNWISGKLI; encoded by the coding sequence ATGACGCGCTCTATTCTTATTATTGCCGATCCCATTTCCACTTTTAATCCTGTTGCCGAAACCACCTCGTTTATTGCGCATGAATTAGTGCGTCAAAAATGGCAGGTGTGGATGACTACACTCCCGCAACTGATGCTGGGCGATAAAAAATTTGAAGCCCAGGCAATGCGCGTTTCTATTGCTCAAAAAAATAAAAAATTTGTTTATAAAATTTTAAAAACAAAAGTGGTGAGTCTTCATACTTTTAATGTTGTTTTTTTACGTAAAGACCCGCCGGTAGATGAGATGTTTACACAGCATCTTATTATGCTGCATCAGTTTGAGGTGTCGCAAAAACGTAAGAGAACTTTTTTTATCAATTCTCCACTTGGTGTTTTGGAAAGTAATGAAAAAATATTTCCGCTCATGATTCCCGGTTTATCAGCGCCAACACTTATTACGTCTAGCTTGTCTGCCTTTAGGGCGTTTTTAAAAAAACACCGTTATATTGTGATAAAGCCGCTTAATTTGTCGGGTGGAAGAGGGATTGTACGTGTAAAAATATCTCAAAAGAACGCCGATGCTATTTTTAAGAAAAGCTCGCATAACTTTAGTTGTTACATGATGTTGCAAAAATTTATTCCGGCGGCCCTCAATGGCGATAAACGTATTTTGGTTTTTAACGGAAAAATTTTGGGCTCATTTTTACGCGTGCCGGCCAAGGGTGATTTTAGAGGAAATTTGCATAGTGGAGCTAGCCTTAAGGCTTGTCCTTCCACCGTTGCCGATCAAAAACTTGTCAAAAAGCTTGCCCCGCATCTTAAGGCTCGCGGTTTATACTTTGTGGGCATCGATTTATTGGGCCGTTTTGTAACCGAAATTAACTCTACTTCGCCCATGGGTATTAACGAAGTAAATCAGCTTGATAATTCTCACATTGAGAAAAAGATCGTCAATTGGATATCTGGTAAGCTTATTTAA